The following nucleotide sequence is from uncultured Ilyobacter sp..
CAATACCGTCAGCAAGTGTGAATCCTACTTCTTGAGCAGCAGTAGATCCAGCTTCTCTGATATGATATCCAGATATTGAGATAGTATTCCACTGAGGTACTTCTTTTGAACAATATTCGAAAATATTAGTTATAAGTCTCATTGATGGAGTAGGAGGGAATATATAAGTTCCTCTCGCAATGTATTCTTTAAGAATGTCATTTTGGATAGTTCCTCTAAGTTTATCAGCAGAAACTCCTTGGTTTTCAGCAACTACTATATACATAGCAAGTAGTACAGAAGCAGGTCCGTTGATTGTCATCGAAGTACTTACTTTACCAAGATCGATTCCTCCGAAAAGTATCTCCATGTCAGCTAGTGAATCAATAGCAACTCCAACTTTTCCAACTTCTCCTTCAGATAATTCGTGATCTGAGTCATAACCTATCTGTGTAGGAAGGTCAAATGCAACTGAAAGTCCCATAGATCCTTGCTCTATTAGATACTTGTATCTCTTGTTTGATTCTTCTGCAGTTGAGAATCCAGCGTACATTCTCATTGTCCAGTATCTACCTCTATACATTGTAGGCTGTACCCCTCTTGTAAATGGATATTCTCCAGGGAAACCTAATTCTGAAAGGTAATCTACACCTTCCACATCAGCAGGTGTATAAAGTCTTTCAATCTCCTCTCCTGATCCTGTTACAAATTTTGATCTCATTTCAGGTCTTTTTTCTAGACCTTTTTTCACTTTTTCGTCGTACTTTACAAATCCTTCTTTCACTTCAGCGAGTTTTTCCGCTTTGAACATATGAAGTTCCTCCTTGAATAAAATAATTAGTTTGTTGGAAATTTATCTATTTAATTTTCATGCTGCCAGTTTTAACAAATCTGTCGTGCCAAGAAAGTGATTCACCTATAATATGCGGTTCATGACCTCCGACCTCTTTCTCAGCTCTTTCTAGATAGTCTAATAATGCAGGCCTGTAGTCAGGATGAGCGCAGTTATTGATTATAGCTCTTGCTCTTTCCCTTGCTGTAAGACCTCTTAGGTCTGCTGTTCCCTGCTCAGTAACTATTACCTGTACGTCGTGCTCAGTATGATCTACATGAGACACCATAGGTACAATTGAAGAGATGTCTCCTCCCTTAGCGGTAGAAACTGTTGTATATATTGAAATATAAGCATTTCTAGTAAAGTCTCCAGATCCACCTAATCCGTTCATCATTCTGTTACCCATGATCATGGTAGAGTTTACCTGCCCGTACATATCTATCTCTATAGCTGTATTCATTGCTATTACACCAAGCTGTCTTGTTAGGATTGGGTTGTTAGAAATTTCCATCGGTCTTAGTATACAGTATTTTGAATAATGTTTCATGTTTTCTTTTAATTTTTTTAATCCTGTCTGAGACGGAGTAAATGAAGTTCCTGATGCAACCCTTACTTTTCCTGCGTCAATAAGGTCAAACATTGAATCCTGAATAACCTCTGTAAAACACGTAAGATTTTCAAAGTCGGAATCTACTAGTCCACCTAGTACTGCATTTGCAACAGATCCCACTCCCGATTGAAGTGGCAGTAGGTTTTCAGGAAGTCTTCCCTCTGCAACCTCTTTTTCAAAGAATTTGATGATATTCTTAGATATTTTCTTAGAATCCTCATCTATTGCCCCTAAAGGTCTTACATTATCAGGAATGTCACATTCTACGATTGCTGCTATTTTAGCGGGGTCACAAGGAATATAAGTAGTTCCTATTCTGTCTCCTGGATCTTTCAGTGGGATAGGCTCACTGAATGGTGGCTTCTTCACTGAATATATGTCGTGACAACCTTCTAGTTCCATAGGTTGAGTCGAGTTGATTTCAATGATTACTATATCTGCATTTGCGATTCCTTGTGGAGATACTCCTACTGATGTTGTAGGTATTATTCCTCCGTCTTCTGTTATTGCGATTGCTTCTACTATAGCAATGTCTATTTTCCCAAAGAAACCATAGTCTATATATCTAGGTACATGGCTAAGGTGCATATCCTGGTAAGCCACTTTTCCGCTGTTTAACGCTTTTCTCATGTCGCTATTTGTTTGGTATGGGTATCTTCTTGCGATCGCTCCTGCTCTAGTCAGTGCTCCGTCTAACTCATCTCCCACTGACGCCCCTGTAATTAGGGTAAGGTTGTATTTTTCTTCTGAGGCTTCTGCCATCTTTGCTAGTGCAAGAGGTACAGCCTTAGGATATCCTGCTGGGGTAAACCCACTTGTAACCAGAGTCATTCCTGGTTTTACAAGTTTTGCAGCCTCTTCTGCTGTCATTACTTTTCTCTTAAGTTCTTCGCAACGAATACGTTCTTTTAGCATATATTTTATCCCACCTCGTCTTATATAATATGGTTTTACTTGTGTTCAAAATCCATGAAAATTTTATATAGTTCAAAATTACTTTTTAACTTGTATACAAATTTTTAGGTTTGGACACAAATTCGGTTTACTATAATTTATTAATTAGGCATACCTAAATTTGTGTCCCACCATACTTAAAAGATTGAAATTTACATAGGTAGCTTATGCAATACTATTGTAAATAGTACCATTCCGAAAAGTGCAAATGGATATGTAGCTCCGTATCCTGCTGCAGGATCGTCATTACCAACTGCATCGATTGCAACTCCTAGTCCAGGAGTAGAAGTCATACCTCCACAGATTGCTCCTGAAAGCATGATCCAGTTGATTCCTAGGAAGTATTTTCCTACTATGAATCCTATAGTCATAGCTACAGTTCCAACCATTAGTGATACGAATGCTAGGAAAAGTCCTGATCCAGTAAGCGAATCAATAACTGCAAATCCATATCTAAGTCCTACGATGGCTAGGAAAAGTGCAAGCCCTACTTCTCTTATTGCGGCAAGGATTTTCTTGTCCATTCTAAAGTGGAACATTCCAATCTTACCAACATAACCAAATACCAGTGCAGCTATAAGTACTCCCCCTGTAGCCCCTAGACTGAAGTATCCAAGAGGTCCTAAGAAGATCTTTATCTTACCTATAAAGTAACCCACTACACAGGCAAGAATAAATGCTGTAAGGTCAAATGATACCGTTTCTATCTCTTTTACTCCGCCTACTGATTCTGCAGATGCCATCTCTTCGTTGAATTTTTTATATTCTGCATCAACGTCAAGTCTAAATAAAATTGGGAAAAATCTCATTGCTAATATAACTATTATTACTCCGAAAGGATATCCTATAGCATGTCCTACCCCTACTCCTGCCTCTGCTTTTACCACAAATTCATCAATTTGTGCAGGTGTAAGAGATGTTGTGTTTTCAAGAGTTACTCCCTCTTCACCTAGGATGTTTAATATTCTTGCTTTATTATGGTCTGTCTGGTCAGCATATGTTCCCGCCCATCCTTTAGCATGATCTCTAGCAGTCTCGATAGCTGCTGCAAGTCCCGGAGAGCTTGTAAGTGCCCCTGTGTAAACTCCTGAAACCTCATAAGGGCTTGCACTTTTACTCATAAGTGTCAGCCCATAAGTAGTGGCAGCTCCCAAAAAAGTAATCATAAATCCAAGAATTATAAACTTGGCACCGTATTTCTTTATAATAATACCTATCTTATCCGCCGCAAGAAGACCTACTGCCGCAACGAAAAGTATAAGAAAGAGTGAAAAGAACATTTTATCAACAACAGATATTGATAAAAGTTTTTTTGCAACCTTTACATGATCTGCTACCTCTCCAGCTGCCACGATATCTCCTGCCATCTTTTTGACAGCCCATCCCATTCCTAATCCAGTAAACAGTGTCCCAGAAGTTCCTATCTTTAGCATTTTACCAAGTATCATTCCTGTAACAACCGCAACGAACATCAATACAAACTGATCCATCATAAAACTCATCAAATCAAATTTCATAATTCCTCCCTCATTATGTTTTGGTGAAAATAATAACTCGTCTCGCCTCAAGCATTCCTAAAAGATGTACACGCAAGGTCAGCATAGCTGCCCTGAAAGATTCTTAAGATGGTATTAGGGGTCCGGATCCTATTTTCTCAAGAAAATTTTAGTATGTTTCTATAAAATAAAAAAGCTGATCCACTCTCTCTTAGGTCCATATATTATAGCGGTTACATAAAAATGCTTCACACCTAATATACTTCTCTTAAAGAAAGTAAATCAACTTTTATTTTACCGGGTAAAAGAATAAAGGGTCGCTTTATTCCAGCGGCAAAACCGTCACTTACTAGTTTCCAGGGCTTTCCTGTTTTCTAAAGCTTTGAGGTATCTATCACAACATATTTTCGTAGCAGTTATTAACGCCTTCCTGGTGGAACCATGATAATCGTTTTTGAATTTATGTTCGAGACCACTGATATCAGTCAGTTTCTCTCCTTCAAGTATCCTCTTTACAAATTCTCTAGCTAATTGCGTCACTAGCGAACAGTCTGCTTTAACAATTTCTCCAGTTTCTACATCTACTTCCATACTCACACCTATCACCGAATACACGTCTGATGCAGAAATCCCTCCTGGTATTTTTGAATACCCCGTGACTAAGATTCTATTTCCCATAACAACACCCCTGAGAAAATTTTCTGTAACTATCATTTAGTAACATCATTCACATTAAAGGTATACCTCTTTTTTAGCACCATATTCAATTACTTTATTTCAATATTAGTTATATATAAGATATATGTTAA
It contains:
- a CDS encoding acetyl-CoA hydrolase/transferase family protein, with product MLKERIRCEELKRKVMTAEEAAKLVKPGMTLVTSGFTPAGYPKAVPLALAKMAEASEEKYNLTLITGASVGDELDGALTRAGAIARRYPYQTNSDMRKALNSGKVAYQDMHLSHVPRYIDYGFFGKIDIAIVEAIAITEDGGIIPTTSVGVSPQGIANADIVIIEINSTQPMELEGCHDIYSVKKPPFSEPIPLKDPGDRIGTTYIPCDPAKIAAIVECDIPDNVRPLGAIDEDSKKISKNIIKFFEKEVAEGRLPENLLPLQSGVGSVANAVLGGLVDSDFENLTCFTEVIQDSMFDLIDAGKVRVASGTSFTPSQTGLKKLKENMKHYSKYCILRPMEISNNPILTRQLGVIAMNTAIEIDMYGQVNSTMIMGNRMMNGLGGSGDFTRNAYISIYTTVSTAKGGDISSIVPMVSHVDHTEHDVQVIVTEQGTADLRGLTARERARAIINNCAHPDYRPALLDYLERAEKEVGGHEPHIIGESLSWHDRFVKTGSMKIK
- a CDS encoding DUF3870 domain-containing protein, whose product is MIVTENFLRGVVMGNRILVTGYSKIPGGISASDVYSVIGVSMEVDVETGEIVKADCSLVTQLAREFVKRILEGEKLTDISGLEHKFKNDYHGSTRKALITATKICCDRYLKALENRKALETSK